The window GGTCGCCGGGGAGCTGCCGAGGCTGTCCTCAGACGTGGGGCGgcggcagcagcggcggcaAAGGTCTTCAACGggattgctgctgttgttgctgttcttgatgaggattattattattatgattattatttgtGTGGGCACTGCTGAGGCTGCTCTCTTGGCCGGCGGTGTGATCGTTCTGTGGGCGTGGGTGGGCGCCGGTGAGGCTGCTGCCATCGCCCGCCGGGGACTTCTCCGCCTCTGAGAGGAGAGAAGAGAGAGATGGGTTCGTCCTGGCGTGGGCACTGCTGCGGCTGCTGTTGCTCGCCCTCTCCATCGCCTCGCTCCCGTCGTGGCTGTGCGCGGGTGGGCAGCCTGGGGCGAGCTCCTTGACTTTCCTGCATAAAGAAGCCATGCTACT is drawn from Bactrocera neohumeralis isolate Rockhampton unplaced genomic scaffold, APGP_CSIRO_Bneo_wtdbg2-racon-allhic-juicebox.fasta_v2 ctg6314, whole genome shotgun sequence and contains these coding sequences:
- the LOC126767432 gene encoding uncharacterized protein LOC126767432 — translated: MVVPAFQYSFTPSEAGALRGGGGGGGGGGVAAAAGTTMLTLNPPLSFPSASASSLSPPPPLMVWWWSSMASLCRKVKELAPGCPPAHSHDGSEAMERASNSSRSSAHARTNPSLSSLLSEAEKSPAGDGSSLTGAHPRPQNDHTAGQESSLSTTTAAIPLKTFAAAAAAAPRLRTASAAPRRPSFSLPSASSASLMNSQHYFPLPPQQQQQQQQLVLCRC